From Aurantiacibacter atlanticus, a single genomic window includes:
- a CDS encoding cation diffusion facilitator family transporter — MSDCGCGPTEAETKEQRRALWIALILNGIMFVVEATTGIIAQSTGLIADGLDMLTDASAYAIALAAIGRSANFKAKAATLSGSLLMLVGIGVLADVVRRAIVGSTPEGSWMIAVALVALLVNIIVLRLLSKQRRDEVHIRAAWIFTRADIVANSAVIASGVAVLLTSIGYFDLFVGAAIGLYVVKEALEILRDAKKARLESKLG; from the coding sequence ATGAGCGATTGTGGGTGCGGACCAACCGAAGCCGAAACGAAAGAGCAGCGCCGTGCCTTGTGGATCGCATTGATCTTGAACGGCATCATGTTCGTCGTCGAAGCCACGACGGGCATTATCGCCCAGTCGACTGGCCTGATCGCAGACGGCTTGGACATGCTGACGGACGCAAGCGCATACGCGATTGCATTGGCAGCAATTGGGCGAAGCGCAAACTTCAAAGCCAAAGCCGCAACACTGAGCGGTAGCTTGCTCATGCTCGTCGGCATCGGAGTTCTTGCGGATGTCGTCCGACGTGCGATTGTCGGGTCAACTCCCGAAGGCAGTTGGATGATCGCTGTCGCGCTGGTCGCGCTTCTCGTGAACATCATTGTTCTTCGCCTATTGAGTAAGCAGCGACGGGACGAGGTCCATATCCGCGCGGCATGGATTTTTACGCGCGCGGACATCGTAGCCAACTCTGCTGTCATTGCTTCAGGCGTTGCGGTTCTGCTTACCAGTATCGGCTATTTCGACCTCTTCGTGGGCGCAGCGATAGGGTTGTATGTTGTCAAGGAAGCTCTGGAAATTCTTCGCGATGCGAAGAAAGCTCGGTTAGAGAGCAAGTTAGGATAG
- a CDS encoding type IV secretion system DNA-binding domain-containing protein, translating to MRKDIRYNKQAITLTHASARGKVKRNAGNFTRGSQLFHHEILMTWAGIRIPLYTWIGTTALLLFVLGYFTFKNHEIHLVLMKLLSSVWGWMSLDPMKAINLTLPSGQVVQGTMSMVPYHPAVEAAWSRAIQVTVSSMLGAAFICVPLTIWFIDFSRKRGSDILTERHERGAVLVERSILKQSILAHNWREHQKECLSRTPPEDPNAVLKEPLKDLIRRGLHHPYRLAGLPYPWRLEQSHAMFVGTTGAGKTTELKKIVKQARERGHRCVIFDLTGTFVESFYNEDTDVILNPMDKRCKPWSIFNDCSNYAEFMSAATALVPSGQSVEDDFWQKSARTLMVEMCVKMLKMGVRSNGGLAYFLMMSDLKTIHAQLEGTIAGPMMSPSAAKMAESIRTTFIANANAFRFLPEPKPGEEGFSIKRWMSEDVREGSILFITSTHPDLVLNRPLLTLWMDLAVNALFQMRRSRNLRTWFLIDEVHALHRLPAIDHGLQTARAFGGAFVLGMHSFDKLEETYGEHGATNLASLAGTKLILKTADPETSRRCSEFIGNRKVRLMDEAYSYGYNNSRDASTITPRSDVEELVMPDDISNLESLTGFIKFPDGFPASRIRLTWNDYPERAEGFCRVTDMRAAEYVPTEEEAAEMGVGGREGEGPDNVPKDTRDGVDVVLSQAEIEAEKLREEVEGSLDRSVEQTAAELQHRTAAKEVVDGTSDQRDHDDLSKFKHTGKRDDRERQRLAQRDVEERNAFNRNVVAQTRQIGGRDDGQESILERENRQGFGRETEEHHEVSIEEDQEMGR from the coding sequence ATGCGTAAAGACATCAGGTACAACAAGCAGGCGATCACTCTGACGCACGCTTCTGCGCGGGGAAAAGTGAAGCGGAACGCGGGCAATTTCACGCGCGGATCGCAGCTGTTCCATCACGAGATCCTGATGACCTGGGCGGGGATCAGAATCCCGCTCTACACATGGATCGGAACCACCGCCCTCCTGCTCTTCGTGCTGGGCTACTTCACGTTCAAGAATCACGAAATCCACCTCGTCCTGATGAAGCTTCTTTCCTCGGTCTGGGGATGGATGTCGCTGGATCCGATGAAGGCGATCAACCTGACGCTTCCTTCCGGCCAGGTGGTGCAGGGGACGATGTCGATGGTGCCCTACCATCCCGCCGTCGAAGCCGCGTGGTCGCGGGCTATCCAAGTGACCGTATCTTCGATGCTCGGCGCGGCCTTCATCTGCGTCCCGCTGACCATCTGGTTCATCGACTTTTCGCGCAAGCGCGGATCGGACATCCTGACCGAGCGCCACGAACGCGGCGCCGTCCTGGTCGAGCGTTCGATCCTCAAGCAATCCATCCTCGCCCACAACTGGCGCGAGCATCAGAAAGAATGCCTCTCGCGCACCCCGCCGGAAGATCCCAACGCTGTTCTGAAAGAGCCGCTCAAAGACTTAATCCGACGCGGCCTTCACCACCCCTACAGGCTTGCCGGACTGCCCTATCCGTGGCGCCTCGAACAAAGCCATGCGATGTTCGTCGGCACGACCGGCGCCGGTAAGACCACAGAGCTCAAGAAGATCGTCAAGCAGGCGCGCGAACGCGGCCATCGCTGTGTAATCTTCGACCTCACAGGAACCTTCGTCGAGAGCTTCTACAACGAGGACACCGACGTGATCCTCAACCCGATGGACAAGCGCTGCAAACCCTGGTCCATTTTCAACGATTGCAGCAACTACGCCGAGTTCATGAGCGCGGCCACAGCGCTCGTTCCCAGCGGGCAATCGGTCGAGGACGATTTCTGGCAGAAGTCAGCCCGCACACTCATGGTCGAGATGTGCGTCAAGATGCTCAAGATGGGCGTCCGCTCGAATGGGGGTCTCGCCTACTTCCTGATGATGTCGGACCTCAAGACGATCCATGCCCAGCTCGAGGGCACGATTGCCGGACCGATGATGTCCCCATCCGCCGCGAAGATGGCGGAATCGATCCGGACCACCTTCATCGCCAACGCCAACGCCTTCCGCTTTTTGCCCGAACCCAAGCCGGGCGAAGAGGGCTTCTCGATCAAGCGATGGATGAGCGAGGACGTTAGGGAAGGCTCGATCCTTTTCATCACCTCCACCCACCCCGATCTCGTACTCAATCGGCCGCTGCTGACGCTGTGGATGGACCTTGCCGTCAATGCCCTGTTCCAAATGAGGCGGAGCCGGAATCTGCGCACATGGTTCCTCATCGACGAGGTCCATGCGCTCCACCGCCTTCCCGCAATCGATCACGGCCTGCAGACCGCCCGCGCGTTCGGCGGTGCGTTCGTCCTCGGCATGCATTCCTTCGACAAGCTGGAAGAGACCTACGGCGAGCATGGCGCGACCAATCTCGCTTCGCTTGCCGGCACCAAGCTGATCCTCAAGACTGCCGATCCGGAAACCTCCCGGCGATGCTCCGAATTCATCGGCAACCGCAAGGTTCGGCTGATGGATGAAGCCTATTCCTACGGGTACAACAACAGCCGCGACGCATCCACCATCACGCCGCGCTCGGATGTCGAAGAGCTCGTGATGCCGGACGACATCAGCAATCTGGAAAGCCTGACCGGCTTCATCAAATTCCCCGACGGCTTCCCGGCGTCACGCATCCGGCTCACCTGGAACGATTATCCCGAACGCGCCGAAGGCTTCTGCCGCGTCACCGACATGCGCGCTGCCGAATACGTGCCGACCGAAGAGGAAGCCGCGGAAATGGGTGTCGGGGGGCGCGAGGGGGAGGGGCCGGACAACGTGCCGAAGGACACGCGCGACGGGGTTGATGTCGTCCTCAGCCAGGCGGAGATCGAAGCCGAGAAGTTGCGCGAGGAGGTGGAGGGTTCGCTTGATCGTTCGGTGGAGCAAACCGCGGCCGAGTTGCAGCACAGGACCGCTGCCAAGGAAGTGGTCGACGGAACCAGCGACCAGCGCGATCACGACGACCTGTCGAAGTTCAAGCACACCGGCAAGCGCGACGATCGCGAACGGCAGCGCCTGGCCCAGCGGGACGTCGAAGAGCGCAACGCGTTCAATCGGAACGTCGTGGCGCAGACGCGCCAGATCGGAGGACGCGACGACGGCCAGGAAAGCATCCTCGAACGGGAGAACCGTCAAGGGTTCGGCCGTGAGACGGAAGAGCACCATGAGGTCTCCATCGAAGAGGACCAGGAGATGGGCCGGTGA